CTGGAAGGCACTGTTCGGTATCTTGGGAGATTTACAGCCAAAAAAGTTAGGATTTTGCGTCTAGTTTATGAGAAACGGCTGCGAACAAGGCGAGCAAGCTAATGATTCAAGAGGGCAAAAGCTCAAGTCTATGACGATCCCTCCACACAGTCTAGTGATTTTGAACTTATGTCCGCCCTTACAACACTTGGCCTGTCTATGCAAATCCCAGATTCAGCGTGTATTTCATGGGGGACGTGCCAGTGATGAACACGCGGTGACCCGTCATGGCGAGGTTTCCGCCAGGCCAGCTGTACTGCTCACCGGCGCTGGTATCAATAACGCCAGCGCCGTTGCCAGGGCCGAATGTGATGGTGTCGTTGCCGAGGCTGTACTTGCCCTGCCCCTCGACAAGGTGGTAAGTCTTGACACCGTTGTCATCTACCAGCTCCTCGGCTCCCTCGAGCTTTCCGCCCGGGCGGAAGGTAACCTCAATGGTCACGCCAACGTCCGGCTCACCAGTCACCTCAAAGACGAGATCGTAACCTGTATGAGTAGGCGAGACCGTGATGTCCGTCTTGAGGTCCCGTGTGCTGGTAGGACGGTTCTCAAAGTCGAGCGCCGAGTAGAACCGTCCATCTACAGACCTCGACATCTTGTACGTGCCGTTCTGATCACGGAACTCGGGTGCAATCGGGAGATAGTACGGGATCTTGACCTCGTTTCCCAGCATGCTGACACCTTCGGCAAACGAGATGCCGTTGGACCGGAAGTGGCCCATTGAGAAGAAATCGGAGACGAGGCGCACACCCTCAAGCACCAGACCGCCGTTCCAGGCCCTGAACAGGGTGGGGTTGGTAGACAGACCGGAACCGATACGATTAAAGAACTCGGTCTCCTCGCCGTTGCTGTACCAATCCGTGCCGCCAAACACGGTGGTGGTGAGCTTCCCACGGCGGGCACGGACAAGGCCTGCATCGCGGTAGAGCTTCTCAAAGTCGACAAAGGGCTGCTCCTCTGCAGGTAGCTGCCGCATAAGCTCGGGCCGCTCGACCGCATCGGCGAGAAAATCACCCAGGTTCAAGCCACCGACCTTCTCAATCAGGTTTGCCATGGCAGCGAAGCGGCCATTGTTATCGAGGAGTGCGAGCTCTCGGTACTGAACGTAAAAGTCCTGTAGGTCGCGTTTATCTTGGCCTTGGTCCTGGCGGCGCGAGTGGACGACCTCGGGCTCGCTGTTTGGCTCGGAGTGTTGGATGTTAAGCTCCAGGTTCTTACGAACATATGGGATCAGGTCGGTGCGGTTCAGAATGTGGGCAACGGCGAGGAGAGACGGGTTGGAAACGGCACCATAATAGATGGGGCTGCGCTCCGAGTAGATGCCGTCGGCGTCCTGGTCGATGCCCTCTGCGAGCCACTCGTCGATTCGGTCGATGTAGCTCTCCTCTCCAGTCACCTTGTAGATGCGTGCAAGAGCGGAGCAAATCTTCCAGCGGTGGTTGGGTGTGTGAACACCGCCCTTGGCCATGCCAGGACCGGCCTTTGTAAGGATGAGACGAATGGTTTCTGCCATGCGCGCCGAAGCAGGGTGTTGGTCCCGCGAGAGGATGTTTTCCATGATTCCAAAGTCCTCAATCAGAAAGCCAGTGTCAGGGGGCGAGTGGCGGTTTCCAACACTAAACGTGCCGTCGTCGTGCTGGCGCTGGACGAGCTCGGCGAGCATCTCGTCAATGTGCGGGATCAAGGACTCGTCATGATGATACGTTGACTGGGGCCAGACAAAAGGCGTGACGAGTCTGCGGACCTGACGGGTCAAGGCGCGGGGCTGGTCACGAAGGGCAGAAGCCTTTGTGTCAATGACAGACTGCACCTGCGCGTCCGCTCCCTTGGTGAGCACGTCAAAGCTGGCAGTGTCGACGGTATCTGCGCGAGGGCTCAGAGCCGCCGCAGAGGCACTGCCGGCGAGCCAGAGCGCTCCAAATGCACCGAGAAGACGTCGAGGATTCATGCTGGGGATCGAAGAGCCGTGGACAAGCTGCCTGGTCTTGGTCCGCCATCTCGTCCAGCGCAGAGAAGTAGACGGCGGCAGTATTTAAGATGCTACAAAGCCGACGACGTAACATCTACCCCATGTTGACGGTGGAGCGATGGCCTGCCGATGGGAAATTTGCCAAGTCTAATAATGTTAAGCACCTCCCCGCCTGGGGAAAGCCTCGTGGGGTAAGAGCTTCTACCGTAACCGAGGGGAACGAAGTCACTTGATGGCAACCCCGGTTTCTATTGAAGCGAAACCCGAAAGGTTGTTGCCGACGCGCTGGACATGGTGTATGTACATGATGATATGCGATATCCTGGCCAAGAGCAATGGTAGCCTCCGGATCGGAGCTGATTTCGGAGAGGTTGCCGATGGCACAGAGACCTCGGCCAAGCTGCTTGTGCAATGCCAAGAGTTGACACAGCCTACCCAATGACGATGCGGGGCCCCGCGATGGCGTTGTGCAATCGGATGCGGACAGAAGAGTCGGCAGGGCGGGTATGCGCGCAAAGCCACAATATATGTACAAGCTGGTCAAATAGTAACTATTGGTCTTGCATGTTGGTTTATGCGGCCGCACTTAAAGTGTTCAATGGTGCGATGCCTGCAAGTCTAGATGCAACGGGCACGCACCAACCTGGACCGGTTTCCGTCGGTAGTGTCAAGCCGAGTGCGTCCGTGCGCAGGCTTGTTCAGTGGCTGTTGGACCACCGCTCCAAAGACCCTTACCCACGCAGCCATAAATATTGGAACGAAGAAAAGATGAACATGTCCATTGCTGGTCACCAGgatggttcagccgacgaaTGAGCTTAGTTTTGCAATTGCCGGTAGAAAGACGAACGTGCATCAAGAATACCGGCAGGTCAGGGCATTGAAAATCTAAGCAAGGATGTTATTTCTACCATGAGTGACGTTTAGTGACGTCGTGACTCGCGCCACACCATCGTGGCCCCACTTGCCGCACAGTAGCTTCGAGCCGAGTCTTCAAATTCAGGCACAGCTGAGACTTGCAACAAACAAGCCTCTAAAACAACCATGAAAATTGCTCCCTTTCCGCCTTGCTAATCATTGCTGCATCCGACCTTTCAGCGAGCCTGCAAGTATTCCTAGATACTAGCATCCGACATTATCCTATAAACCTCGGACTGCGCCATCACTTATTCcccgtcttttttcccccctttttttttcccccaccCCGCGGCCGGTCCTCCTCCGACGGCCGGCGACAGGCGACGTCGCCATGGTTCATCCCAAGCCCAGTAGCGCGGCAGCCGCGTCTACGACCACGACGACCGCCCCAAATGTCGCCTCCTCCAATCGCCGTCCGCCACCGCGCATGAACTCAGGCTCGTTCCACGCCGGCGCGCCCTTCCCATCGCTGAACTCGTACTCCGAAACACCGATGAGATCCCCCCGCTCCCATCGCCGCCTACCGTCAAGCTCCCAAGGTTACCAAACCTTCCCGACAGCTCCTCCCAAGACCCCCCGTGACGCCGAGCGCACGTTTGACGACTTGGTGGCATCTGAAGACACGGCAAGCTCGAGTTCCGACGATGAAGAGGACCACACAGTCACGCCGTTGCCTCTCAAGCAGCTGGCCTTACTGGCACTGCTGAGTCTTGCGGAGCAGACTGCTCTCAACTCCATCTCTCCATACCTGCCCACCATGGTGCGGAACTTTTCCGAGATACCAGAATCACAGACAGGGTTGTACGTGGGGCTTGTCGCGTCCGCGTTTGCCCTTGCCCAGCTGGCGACGAACCTGGTGTGGGGAGCGATGTCGGATCGCATCGGCAGGAAGCCAGTCTTGCTGCTCGGCACAGCCTTGTTGGCTGGGTGTTTCAGCGTTTTTGGGCTGTGTACCAAATATTGGCACGTGGTGTTGGTGCAGGTGGCAATGGGTTTGCTCAATGGTAACGCCGCAGTCGTGCCGACCTGTTTGGGCGAGCTGACGGACAGGAGCAACCAGAGCAGTGCTTTTACGTGGCTTCCGGTCATGTACAGCATTGGGAGCATCACAGGGCCGGCGCTCGGTGGGCTCTTGATCCCGGATGATCTCTCAGACTCCAGCTACCCTTTTCTGTATCCCAATGTGGTCTCTGCCGCACTGTTGGTTTTTGCGGTGGTAGTATTGTCCATTTGGTATGAGGAGACACTAGAGGAGTATGATCCCAATGCCGAGTTCCCCGGACTGGGGTGGGTGCGCTGGCTCAAGGAGCGCATTTGGCGCGGCCGGTCCGCAAGAGTGCGCAATGGTAGCTGGAGCTCAAGGTGGCCGACAAGGAGCCATGGTCAAGTGGCAGGCGACGACGACAGTGGAGAAGACTCTGGAGTTGAAGACCCTCTATTGTCAAATCACACGACCCAAGACAGCAGTGCGCAGCAGACTCTTGTGGGATCACCGCGCCGAGGCTCAGACGACTCCAAGAACCACCACAACACCGATTCGCAAATGTCCGTTTTCCGCCAGTTGCTCAACCACCGAACAGTCTTGGTGCTCGGAACATACTTAGTGTTTCAACTCTCCAACATCTCTTTTAACAGCCTCTACCCCATCTTTGCGTCGTCGCCGGGTCCAGCTGGTAGGGACATGAACCCAGAGACGATTGGGTTGTTGCTTAGCTTCGCTGGTTTTATGACCATCGCCTTTCAAATTTCTATCTTCCAGCCTATCAAGGCGCGAATGGGAAACCTCCGCAGCTACCGGTATGCGCTGATGGGCTTGGCCATCAGCATGGCGCTGATGCCCTGGGCTGGGTTCACAGGCGGTGATGAGGATCAGCCGCCATTTGGGATCGGCTCGGCAAGCAACTGGCTTTACGCTGAGATGGCCGTGGTACTTGTCATGAAAAACATTTGCGCCGTTGGCGGGCTGAGCAGTGTAATGCTGTTGGTATGTCTTTCCTGCGCTGATATCTATCGAAACTCTAAGCTTACATGTTCCGTTCAGATCACCAACTCGGCGCCATCCCATGAAACCCTCGGCACGCTCAACGGTATCGCGCAGACCTTGTCGGCCGCCGGACGAAGCGTCGGCCCTTTTGTTTCTGGCGGGATCTTCACCCTCTCAAGTCAAGTGAGGCCGCGCGGCGAGCTGGTAGCATGGGGTGTGTTTGGCGGTATCGCGCTACTGGGGTGGTTTGGAACACTGGCCATAAGGGGTGAGGGGTTGGAAAGTGCCGACTGGGTTGGGGAAGAAGAAAGCGATGACGCCGAGGAGGATACAGAGGCTAGACTGTAAGTCTATAGTCTATGGTGTTTCGTTTGTTTAAACAAGATCCAGAGGCATCCAGTGCCCTGCGCGTCCAGGTTATCATGCCGGCACAAGCCTCATCTGGCGGTCAACTAAAACCCTAGGAACAATGCCCAAAGCGCCATACtgggcattccagccctagTCCGCGCGCAAGCTGGTTGCCTTCTCGTACACCCACTCGTACTCCCAAACCTTTTCCCCGTCCACGACCAGATCGAAGTTCACCCTCCAGCGCATTGGATCTGTCGTGTCGAATGATATCGAGGCAAACTTGGAGTTGCCTTTGTAGTGGTTATACACGGCGTGGTCGTCGCCGTTGGTAGCAACGTGAAAGCGGTCAAACGGCTCGTGGAATTGGTTTAGGGCCGAAGTAGAGAACTCGATGAGAGTCTTACCTTTGCCAGATGGTGGCGGGAACACAGTAGTTGTGTGTTCATGTCGGTCCTATTTACTGCTCAGCACCTCGCACACATCGCTTGGGGTGTTGGTTCATGTCACGGGGTTGAAGGGAACGAAGACTTACTCCGCTGAGCAGAAGCACCCCGTCCGTTTCCCTCATCCACTCGTAAATCATTTCCCGCTCATGCAGGTAGCCAGCCCACCGATCCGCCTCGTCCGGGCTGACCCATGTCCGAGTCCACGGcacactgctcaccaccaccTTCCATCTGGGTTCCTCCCGCAGCCACTCGCGCAGCCGCGCCAGCTGGATGGCCCCCACCATGGTCTTGCCGGGCCCATCTGGCTGCTCAGACGGCGACCGGTAACGGCGCGTGTCGAGGACGAAGAAGGCGACCTCTCCGCGCGTAAAGGTATAGTACGATGCGGCAGACGGAGGGTTCGCACGACCCTGGTAGTGCCAGTATGGCGCCACCGCGGCCTTGTACAGCCC
Above is a genomic segment from Pyricularia oryzae 70-15 chromosome 7, whole genome shotgun sequence containing:
- a CDS encoding alkaline phosphatase, with the protein product MGYTTSTSASIVIRAPNSPVVEINARPDFAAPGGSTSVIIDGLSQETDWLGTATLDNLLPDTPYVYTTNASHVGSFRTPKQHPKQWTMIQTSCIKPFYPYHPADHALSIKGLEHLGRYLSNRTAEFMLFLGDFIYIDLPYPIGWTQRHYTDLYRQTYASPSWTPALRALPWLHVYDDHEFANDWSANETGLYKAAVAPYWHYQGRANPPSAASYYTFTRGEVAFFVLDTRRYRSPSEQPDGPGKTMVGAIQLARLREWLREEPRWKVVVSSVPWTRTWVSPDEADRWAGYLHEREMIYEWMRETDGVLLLSGDRHEHTTTVFPPPSGKGKTLIEFSTSALNQFHEPFDRFHVATNGDDHAVYNHYKGNSKFASISFDTTDPMRWRVNFDLVVDGEKVWEYEWVYEKATSLRAD